The genomic interval GTCGTTTCTTGGTTCTGGTGAACTTGGTGCGAATTTGATAGATCTTGACGATCCGTGTCCTTAGTTGAGCGTGTAGCTCCCGCTGCCTCAGCTGCCTCCACAGGGGCCGATGATGATGAAGAAGCAGCCAAAGGCCGCATCTCCGGCATTAGAAACGGGGGATCTTTGTGCCAGTTCCGGTGCACGCACACTTCGCAAAAGAAGCAACTGTTGCCCTCAACGACAGAGTAAGTGCTCTCTTCGGGCCTGCAGGACTCGTGATACGACCTCTTGCAGGTGATGCAGTAGGTGAGACCCTTGGTCTGCCGGCAAATGAAGCAGAATTCATCGTGCTGTGCCCCGGCTTCTTTGTACCCGATATCGTTGTTAGTAGGTAGACTATCAAGCTTCGGATGCATTTCAACTTTCTTACCTTTCCAAGCTTTGTATCGTTCTAGAGCAGCGGGGATAGGAAGCGCTCGTGGGTCAACTGAGCTTTCAGACTCCGGTGCTTGTTCTTCTGTTGGTAGATGATCGAGTTCACCCGACTCTTTTCTGGCAGTATAGGGGTTCGCGGAGCCACCACGCGCACCACGAGACCTCCCGCGACGAGTTGGCTGTGCTGAACGTAGACGTTTCCTCGGCGGCTCCCTGCTTTCGTCGTTGTCCATGACTTCGCTTTTTATGTATATCCGGATACGCTGTGGGAGAGAGTAGTATAGGATCTTCTTGGTGAGAGACCAAATGTGTATAGCCACCGCTGGATTTTTAGAGCGCCTGTCAGGATAGAGAGATACGTAAGGGAAGATGAATGTGGCTGGGCACTTGGCAATAAAGTGGTGAGATTGTGCAATGAACGATCGTGCTGACTAATAACGCTGGCGCTGCTACCTCTCCAGCACCAATACCTCTTGGCAAGCAGACACAATCAAAGATCGAACAAGTGGTGAAGAAACTAAGATAGACACTGTTACCTGACTGATCTTCGTCTACAGCCAGGCCAAGTCGATTGACACAGTGTTGAAACTCTGGGAAGAGGGGTGCTCTTAGAACTCGAGTACATGTCGTAGCGATCGCGCTATCTGTGACCCAAATTTGTCATCGAAATGCAAGGCAGATTGCTCAAAGGGGAAAGGAATCCCGCAGTTGGCGTGGGTTTCTGCTGACCAATTTGGGCCGCAGGAGCGGGTGTTAGTCGCCGGTGAATTATCCTCGGTTCTTGGGAAGAGAAGCTCAGTGTGCTCCTCTGAGAGGGTTTTCCCACATCCCCCGTCGAGTTTTCTGATGAAACTCTCAGAAGTGATTATTATTCGTTTGCCTCGAGTACACGCACTCTGAACTCCAGGGCTCAGAGAACGACAGCTTTCAACGAAGAACAATGTTCAACACGACAACCAGTAGCCCCGCCGGGTCTGATAGCAACGAGAAGAACTTCGAAGCGGGCGGCCCCGAGGATCATGGCGTCAAGGGTAGGCTGCAATTGGAATCGACCGAGCCCGACAGCCATAGGGATTCTACCACGTATAAAACGTATCATCAGAGCGAGGACAACAGCTTGCCCAACCAGTCAACTGATGTAGTTGACCGTGTCACAAGTCGTATTGCGAGTAGAGTCACCTCACGATCGACCATAACCCCTGGACCGCCACCCGATGGCGGATTAAGAGCTTGGTTGTGTGGTAAGTTGTATCAAGACCAAAGGTTTCTGTACTGAGCATGCTCCATTTACTCACCTTTCCCATCTTGAACAGTCTTTGGCACCTTTCTCGTCGTTATGAATACATGGTATGACCCtagaacccccccccccaaccAGATAACTAAGAGGAACGATGTCAGGGGCATGATCAACTCCTTTGGCGCCTTCCAGAGCTACTACATCCAAACCCTCGACCGCAGCCCCTCGGACATATCCTGGATCGGCTCCGTCGAgatcttcctcctcttcttcgtagGCACCTTCACCGGCCGCCTCACGGACGCGGGCTACTTCCGCTCCGTCGCGACAGCCGGCtccgtcctcgtcgtcgcgGGCACCCTGGCGGCCTCGGCCTGCACGCGGTACTGGCAGCTCCTGCTCGCACAGGGGGTCTGCGTCGGCCTGGGCAACGGGTGCCTCTTCTGTCCCACGGTCGCCCTCGTCTCGACGTACTTTGCCGAGCGGCGCGCCTTCGCCATCGGGATCACGGCCTGCGGGAGCGGAGCGGGCGGCGTGGTGTTTCCCATTGTCGTTCGGGAGATGTTGCCGCGTGCCGGGTTCGGCTGGACGATGAGGACGCTCGGGTTCGTCCAGGCCGCTGCGCTGTTTGCCGCCTTGTCTTGTCTGAGGCCGAGGGTGCCGCCTCGCAAGACGGGGAGCTTGGTGGAGTGGGCGGCGTTCAGGGAGTTGGAGTATACGTTCTATGCCGTGGGGGCGTCCTTGGTACGTTGGTTTCCTGAAGAATCCTTCGTCTCTTCCTAGTCCAGCCACCAAAGTACCCAACCCCTGAGTTCAAACGAATGTTAACCTCTGTTGGAACTGGACAGTGCTTCTGGGCGTCCTAcatcgtcttcttcttcctcgcaGCCTACGCCCGCGACATCCAAGGCGCCTCCTACGACACATCCCTCGACCTCCTCATAATCGCAAACGGCGTCGGCATCCTCGGCCGCCTCGTCCTCAACAGCCTCGCAGACCGCGTCGGCAACCTGACAATGTTCGTCCCCACCGCCGGTGCCGCCGCAGTGCTGGCGTACTGCTGGGCGGCGCTGCCCatcgcctcctcctcctcgcggGTGGGCCTCTACGTCTGGGCTGCGTTGAGCGGTATCGCACTGGGCGGCATCCAGGCGCTCTTCCCCTCCGCGCTGGCGTCGCTGACGGCCGATCCGAGGAAGCAGGGGGCGCGCATCGGCATGGTGTTTACGATCGTGAGCGTGAGCGTGTTGACGGGACCTCCGATTGCGGGCGCGTTGGTGTCTGCTTTGGGGGGTAGGTATTTGGGTGCGCAGATGTTTGCGGGGAGTAGTTTGATGTTGGGGATGGTGTTCATTTTCTTAGCGAGGGAggcgaagaggaagagggtgGGAGGGTCGTTTTGGGCAAAGGTTTAGGATGACATTGTCCCGTCTGTTTCCTTCATCTGTAGCTCGAGATCGAGCATCTTAGATACGTGTCTCGTCTCTTCTTTCACCAGTTTCCTTATCAGAAGCCACAGAGACTtagtgtcggattagaaatccaattcgaccgcagcATACaaccgactgcgcaggggccaattagggggccctatttacgattatcgtagccagcctaacctacggttagaacctcctttttacacctacgcagatatttatatagtttaattaatctcttcgttaactacggttcgaactaactaccctataatagggatactaatactaattagtaattaaattctattattatagattagtaaggtatctcgatacgtaaaagagacgacctcttaatattatataggataggagattcgtattaattaaccttataaaagtaaataaaaaaggaggcgattcttaaatactatacggaattaagtaattatagccctttattacctacgagaggtcgacgtttattatattaaactacgttaattaatagaactacttaagtaactagccttttactatcgccccgagtagcttttttattaaacgacttttctatagccggcccgtaattaaaaattaactaaagaagctatttaaaaactatagagagcacgaggcttaggaggctagaagtatataaaataacaaaaatcggtaactaataaaaatcccgagactaattattatatcttcctatagtaatataaacgtctaccgctattattattaaaaagaactactaaaacctacccttttttattaaataaaaaggaggatcttagtaagtataatagctagcgatttagaaaagtagtagtaattactaaaaataataaaaataaaggtagtagcgagatagtaagaaaaagtaagaatctcctaaaccctaataaattcgttaagtaataaaagtacggatttattacgacccgcgcg from Colletotrichum lupini chromosome 2, complete sequence carries:
- a CDS encoding riboflavin transporter MCH5, with translation MFNTTTSSPAGSDSNEKNFEAGGPEDHGVKGRLQLESTEPDSHRDSTTYKTYHQSEDNSLPNQSTDVVDRVTSRIASRVTSRSTITPGPPPDGGLRAWLCVFGTFLVVMNTWYDPRTPPPNQITKRNDVRGMINSFGAFQSYYIQTLDRSPSDISWIGSVEIFLLFFVGTFTGRLTDAGYFRSVATAGSVLVVAGTLAASACTRYWQLLLAQGVCVGLGNGCLFCPTVALVSTYFAERRAFAIGITACGSGAGGVVFPIVVREMLPRAGFGWTMRTLGFVQAAALFAALSCLRPRVPPRKTGSLVEWAAFRELEYTFYAVGASLCFWASYIVFFFLAAYARDIQGASYDTSLDLLIIANGVGILGRLVLNSLADRVGNLTMFVPTAGAAAVLAYCWAALPIASSSSRVGLYVWAALSGIALGGIQALFPSALASLTADPRKQGARIGMVFTIVSVSVLTGPPIAGALVSALGARDRAS